In the Sarcophilus harrisii chromosome 1, mSarHar1.11, whole genome shotgun sequence genome, one interval contains:
- the PTPDC1 gene encoding protein tyrosine phosphatase domain-containing protein 1 isoform X2: MSLASHLPVPARDPEKAGERKARESREKKDWGRGGRVTGTAMATGVLSQNEQLYFSVNNNVPTTSMEGSSRRPTPKYTKVGERLRHVIPGHVACSMACGGRACKYENPARWSEQEQAIKGIYSSWVTDNILAMARPSTELIEKYNIIEQFQSYGIKTVINLQRPGEHASCGNTLEPESGFTYLPEAFMEAGIYFYNFGWKDYGVASLTTILDMVKVMTFALQEGKVAIHCHAGLGRTGVLIACYLVFATRMTADQAIIFVRAKRPNSIQTRGQLLCIREFTQFLIPLRNVFSCCEPKAHAVTLSQYLIRQRHLLHGYEARLLKHVPKIIHLVCKLLLDLAENRQVIKEDILKIPDLSAEIEKTVSEMVTMQLDKELMRRVNDASLPFTPSSVAVAFENQDAVFSSEHDFDPLWKRRNVECLQPLTHLKRRLSYSDSDLKRAEFLLEQGETPWTVPTQVVLCCDLKQQQQQQQQQPLPPQPVSQACVQPSPPLDFNKEALVRNTFTFWNQPKCGGLEGSRDEGSPLFLRRKIPKEIQRSRTFSSGFSGVHNTGESVPAKVANVPGPPSSLSQKADHCKYDPDSNWGQDPMACGGNYCVPQNYDIAPGAEGFVKSENQESNAPPQAMPLSVEARRVLAAKALANLNEFIEETEIKQKVEMWQKELNSRDGAWERICGEKDPFILCGLMWSWVEQLKEPVITKEDIDLLVNNCADVSEALSLLEKGQHQTILCILQCIVNLQTIPADVEEAFLAHAIKSFTKINFDSENGPVVYHTLKKIFKHALEEKRKITKEGSEHTS; encoded by the exons GAAGTTCACGACGTCCAACACCAAAATATACTAAAGTTGGGGAACGTTTACGACATGTTATTCCTGGACATGTGGCATGTTCAATGGCATGTGGTGGTCGAGCGTGCAAATATGAGAATCCAGCACGCTGGAGTGAGCAGGAACAAGCCATCAAAGGGATTTATTCCTCCTG GGTCACAGATAACATACTTGCAATGGCCAGACCATCAACTGAGCTAATTGAAAAGTACAACATCATTGAACAGTTTCAAAG CTATGGCATAAAAACAGTAATTAACCTTCAGCGACCTGGAGAGCATGCAAGCTGTGGGAACACCCTAGAACCAGAAAGTGGCTTCACTTACCTCCCTGAAGCTTTCATGGAAGCTGGCA tttacttCTACAATTTTGGCTGGAAGGACTATGGTGTAGCATCTCTTACTACCATCTTAGATATGGTGAAGGTGATGACATTTGCCTTACAGGAAGGGAAAGTAGCTATTCATTGTCATGCTGGGCTTGGTCGAACAG GTGTTTTAATAGCTTGTTATTTAGTTTTTGCAACAAGAATGACTGCAGATCAAGCAATTATTTTTGTTCGGGCAAAAAGGCCAAATTCAATACAAACAAGGGGCCAGTTATTATGCATAAGAGAGTTCACTCAGTTTTTGATTCCTCTTCGCAACGTGTTTTCTTGCTGTGAGCCCAAAGCACATGCTGTTACTTTATCACAGTACTTAATTCGCCAGCGTCATTTACTTCATGGTTATGAAGCTCGACTTCTAAAGCACGTGCCAAAAATTATTCATCTGGTTTGCAAACTGCTGTTGGACTTAGCTGAAAACAGACAGGTAATAAAAGAGGACATTTTAAAGATACCTGATCTCTCCGCTGAAATTGAAAAGACCGTTTCAGAGATGGTCACAATGCAGCTAGATAAAGAGTTAATGAGACGTGTGAATGACGCATCCCTTCCATTCACCCCCTCATCAGTGGCAGTAGCTTTTGAGAACCAGGATGCTGTTTTCTCCAGTGAACATGACTTTGATCCTCTTTGGAAGAGGCGGAATGTTGAATGCCTTCAGCCTCTGACTCATCTGAAAAGACGGCTCAGCTACAGTGACTCAGACCTAAAAAGAGCTGAATTTCTTTTGGAGCAGGGAGAGACTCCATGGACAGTGCCTACCCAAGTAGTCCTGTGCTGTGACCTcaagcagcagcaacagcagcagcagcagcagccactgCCACCGCAACCTGTGAGCCAAGCTTGTGTTCAGCCATCGCCTCCTCTGGACTTTAATAAAGAAGCTTTGGTCCGCAATACATTTACTTTCTGGAATCAACCTAAATGTGGTGGTCTAGAGGGATCCAGAGATGAGGGGTCACCCCTTTTCCTTAGGAGAAAGATTCCAAAGGAAATCCAGCGGAGTAGAACCTTTTCTTCGGGTTTTTCAGGTGTGCACAACACTGGAGAGTCAGTCCCAGCCAAGGTTGCCAATGTACCTGGGCCACCAAGCAGCCTGTCCCAGAAAGCTGACCACTGTAAATATGACCCAGACAGTAACTGGGGACAAGATCCTATGGCTTGTGGTGGGAATTACTGTGTCCCTCAGAATTATGACATTGCTCCTGGGGCAGAAGGCTTTGTCAAATCTGAAAACCAAGAGAGTAATGCCCCACCACAAGCAATGCCCCTGAGTGTGGAAGCTCGAAGAGTGTTGGCGGCAAAAGCCCTGGCAAATTTGAATGAATTTATAGAAGAAACGGAAATAAAACAGAAGGTGGAAATGTGGcag aaagaaTTAAATTCTCGAGATGGGGCTTGGGAAAGAATATGTGGAGAAAAAGATCCTTTCATACTGTGTGGCTTGATGTGGTCCTGGGTAGAGCAACTAAAGGAACCTGTTATAACCAAAGAGGATATTGACCTGCTAGTCAACAACTGTGCTGATGTATCAGAAGCACTTTCCTTATTAGAAAAG GGGCAACACCAGACAATTCTTTGTATCTTGCAATGTATAGTGAATTTGCAGACCATTCCAGCTGATGTAGAGGAAGCCTTCCTTGCCCATGCCATTAAATCATTCACCAAG ATTAATTTTGATTCTGAAAATGGACCAGTGGTTTACCAcactctgaaaaaaatatttaagcacgcattagaagaaaaaagaaagattacaaAAGAAGGATCAGAACACACCTCTTAA
- the PTPDC1 gene encoding protein tyrosine phosphatase domain-containing protein 1 isoform X1, translating into MQGSPRRLSAVNFLSTFFQGRRHSTSDPLLRLHQRRRNSVIEVLSSSSHRVMVAISSVSTAEINPTFPERKRSSRRPTPKYTKVGERLRHVIPGHVACSMACGGRACKYENPARWSEQEQAIKGIYSSWVTDNILAMARPSTELIEKYNIIEQFQSYGIKTVINLQRPGEHASCGNTLEPESGFTYLPEAFMEAGIYFYNFGWKDYGVASLTTILDMVKVMTFALQEGKVAIHCHAGLGRTGVLIACYLVFATRMTADQAIIFVRAKRPNSIQTRGQLLCIREFTQFLIPLRNVFSCCEPKAHAVTLSQYLIRQRHLLHGYEARLLKHVPKIIHLVCKLLLDLAENRQVIKEDILKIPDLSAEIEKTVSEMVTMQLDKELMRRVNDASLPFTPSSVAVAFENQDAVFSSEHDFDPLWKRRNVECLQPLTHLKRRLSYSDSDLKRAEFLLEQGETPWTVPTQVVLCCDLKQQQQQQQQQPLPPQPVSQACVQPSPPLDFNKEALVRNTFTFWNQPKCGGLEGSRDEGSPLFLRRKIPKEIQRSRTFSSGFSGVHNTGESVPAKVANVPGPPSSLSQKADHCKYDPDSNWGQDPMACGGNYCVPQNYDIAPGAEGFVKSENQESNAPPQAMPLSVEARRVLAAKALANLNEFIEETEIKQKVEMWQKELNSRDGAWERICGEKDPFILCGLMWSWVEQLKEPVITKEDIDLLVNNCADVSEALSLLEKGQHQTILCILQCIVNLQTIPADVEEAFLAHAIKSFTKINFDSENGPVVYHTLKKIFKHALEEKRKITKEGSEHTS; encoded by the exons ATGCAGGGTTCGCCTAGGAGGCTCTCAGCTGTGAATTTTCTGAGCACTTTTTTCCAAGGTCGAAGGCACTCTACTTCTGATCCTTTGCTTCGTTTGCACCAGAGACGACGAAATTCAGTTATAGAAGTGCTTTCTTCATCTTCCCATCGGGTTATGGTGGCTATATCTTCTGTCAGCACTGCAGAAATAAATCCAActtttcctgaaagaaaaa GAAGTTCACGACGTCCAACACCAAAATATACTAAAGTTGGGGAACGTTTACGACATGTTATTCCTGGACATGTGGCATGTTCAATGGCATGTGGTGGTCGAGCGTGCAAATATGAGAATCCAGCACGCTGGAGTGAGCAGGAACAAGCCATCAAAGGGATTTATTCCTCCTG GGTCACAGATAACATACTTGCAATGGCCAGACCATCAACTGAGCTAATTGAAAAGTACAACATCATTGAACAGTTTCAAAG CTATGGCATAAAAACAGTAATTAACCTTCAGCGACCTGGAGAGCATGCAAGCTGTGGGAACACCCTAGAACCAGAAAGTGGCTTCACTTACCTCCCTGAAGCTTTCATGGAAGCTGGCA tttacttCTACAATTTTGGCTGGAAGGACTATGGTGTAGCATCTCTTACTACCATCTTAGATATGGTGAAGGTGATGACATTTGCCTTACAGGAAGGGAAAGTAGCTATTCATTGTCATGCTGGGCTTGGTCGAACAG GTGTTTTAATAGCTTGTTATTTAGTTTTTGCAACAAGAATGACTGCAGATCAAGCAATTATTTTTGTTCGGGCAAAAAGGCCAAATTCAATACAAACAAGGGGCCAGTTATTATGCATAAGAGAGTTCACTCAGTTTTTGATTCCTCTTCGCAACGTGTTTTCTTGCTGTGAGCCCAAAGCACATGCTGTTACTTTATCACAGTACTTAATTCGCCAGCGTCATTTACTTCATGGTTATGAAGCTCGACTTCTAAAGCACGTGCCAAAAATTATTCATCTGGTTTGCAAACTGCTGTTGGACTTAGCTGAAAACAGACAGGTAATAAAAGAGGACATTTTAAAGATACCTGATCTCTCCGCTGAAATTGAAAAGACCGTTTCAGAGATGGTCACAATGCAGCTAGATAAAGAGTTAATGAGACGTGTGAATGACGCATCCCTTCCATTCACCCCCTCATCAGTGGCAGTAGCTTTTGAGAACCAGGATGCTGTTTTCTCCAGTGAACATGACTTTGATCCTCTTTGGAAGAGGCGGAATGTTGAATGCCTTCAGCCTCTGACTCATCTGAAAAGACGGCTCAGCTACAGTGACTCAGACCTAAAAAGAGCTGAATTTCTTTTGGAGCAGGGAGAGACTCCATGGACAGTGCCTACCCAAGTAGTCCTGTGCTGTGACCTcaagcagcagcaacagcagcagcagcagcagccactgCCACCGCAACCTGTGAGCCAAGCTTGTGTTCAGCCATCGCCTCCTCTGGACTTTAATAAAGAAGCTTTGGTCCGCAATACATTTACTTTCTGGAATCAACCTAAATGTGGTGGTCTAGAGGGATCCAGAGATGAGGGGTCACCCCTTTTCCTTAGGAGAAAGATTCCAAAGGAAATCCAGCGGAGTAGAACCTTTTCTTCGGGTTTTTCAGGTGTGCACAACACTGGAGAGTCAGTCCCAGCCAAGGTTGCCAATGTACCTGGGCCACCAAGCAGCCTGTCCCAGAAAGCTGACCACTGTAAATATGACCCAGACAGTAACTGGGGACAAGATCCTATGGCTTGTGGTGGGAATTACTGTGTCCCTCAGAATTATGACATTGCTCCTGGGGCAGAAGGCTTTGTCAAATCTGAAAACCAAGAGAGTAATGCCCCACCACAAGCAATGCCCCTGAGTGTGGAAGCTCGAAGAGTGTTGGCGGCAAAAGCCCTGGCAAATTTGAATGAATTTATAGAAGAAACGGAAATAAAACAGAAGGTGGAAATGTGGcag aaagaaTTAAATTCTCGAGATGGGGCTTGGGAAAGAATATGTGGAGAAAAAGATCCTTTCATACTGTGTGGCTTGATGTGGTCCTGGGTAGAGCAACTAAAGGAACCTGTTATAACCAAAGAGGATATTGACCTGCTAGTCAACAACTGTGCTGATGTATCAGAAGCACTTTCCTTATTAGAAAAG GGGCAACACCAGACAATTCTTTGTATCTTGCAATGTATAGTGAATTTGCAGACCATTCCAGCTGATGTAGAGGAAGCCTTCCTTGCCCATGCCATTAAATCATTCACCAAG ATTAATTTTGATTCTGAAAATGGACCAGTGGTTTACCAcactctgaaaaaaatatttaagcacgcattagaagaaaaaagaaagattacaaAAGAAGGATCAGAACACACCTCTTAA